The Desmodus rotundus isolate HL8 chromosome 3, HLdesRot8A.1, whole genome shotgun sequence genome includes a region encoding these proteins:
- the FAAH gene encoding fatty-acid amide hydrolase 1 — MPGFAAESTSAGSSVALRSSLPPEIMVLNELWAALSSASGAAVACCFVAAAVALRWSGGRTARGAAARARQKQQAALESMDKAAQRFRLQNPDLDSEALLALTLPQLVQKLHNGELSPQAVLFTYLGKAWEVNKGTNCVTTYLADCETQLSQAPRQGLLYGVPVSLKECFSYKGQDSTLGLSVNEGLPAECDSVVVQVLKLQGAVPFVHTNIPQSMLSYDCSNPLFGQTTNPWNSCKSPGGSSGGEGALIAAGGSLLGLGTDIGGSIRFPSSFCGICGLKPTANRLSKIGLKGCIYGQVAVQVSVGPMARDVESLALCLRALLCEDMFRLDPTVPPLPFKEEVYTSCRPLRVGYYETDNYTMPTPAMKRALLETKQRLEAAGHTLIPFLPNNIPYALETLSIGGMFSDGGSSFLQNFKGDFVDPCLGNLILALKLPRWLKGLLAFLLKPLLPRLSAFLSGMKSRSTGKLWELHHAIEVYRNSVIAQWRALDLDVLLTPMLGPAMDLNASGKASGAVSYTILYNCLDFPAGVVPVTTVTIEDEAQMEHYRGYFGDIWDKVLWKAMKKSVGLPVAVQCVALPWQEELCLRFMREVEQLMTPEKRPF; from the exons ATGCCGGGTTTTGCGGCGGAATCCACGAGTGCTGGCTCTTCGGTTGCTCTCCGTAGCTCTCTGCCGCCGGAGATCATGGTGCTGAACGAACTGTGGGCTGCGCTCTCCAGTGCCTCTGGGGCTGCCGTGGCCTGCTGCTTCGTGGCAGCGGCCGTGGCCCTGCGCTGGTCCGGTGGCCGGACGGCGCGGGGTGCGGCGGCCCGGGCACGACAGAAACAGCAAGCGGCCCTAGAAAGCATGGACAAGGCAGCGCAGCGCTTCCGGCTCCAG AACCCTGACCTGGACTCAGAGGCACTGCTGGCCCTGACTTTGCCTCAGCTGGTGCAGAAGTTACACAATGGGGAGCTGTCTCCACAGGCTGTGCTCTTCACCTATCTGGGAAAG GCCTGGGAAGTGAACAAAGGGACCAACTGCGTGACCACCTACCTGGCAGACTGTGAGACTCAGCTGtcccaggccccaaggcagggcCTGCTCTACGGTGTCCCTGTGAGCCTCAAGGAGTGCTTCAGCTACAAG GGCCAGGACTCGACCCTGGGCTTGAGCGTGAATGAGGGGCTGCCAGCAGAGTGTGACAGCGTGGTGGTGCAGGTGCTGAAGCTGCAGGGCGCTGTGCCCTTCGTGCATACCAACATCCCCCAGTCCATGCTCAG CTATGACTGCAGCAACCCCCTGTTTGGCCAGACCACAAACCCATGGAACTCCTGCAAGAGCCCAGGTGGCTCCTCGGGGGGTGAAGGGGCGCTCATTGCAGCTGGAGGCTCCCTCCTGGGCTTAGGCACTGACATTGGGGGCAGCATCCGCTTTCCATCCTCCTTCTGTGGCATCTGCGGCCTCAAGCCCACAGCGAACCGCCTCAG CAAGATTGGCTTGAAGGGCTGTATCTATGGACAGGTGGCAG TACAGGTCTCAGTTGGCCCCATGGCCCGGGACGTGGAGAGCCTGGCACTGTGCCTGCGAGCACTGCTGTGTGAGGACATGTTCCGCTTGGACCCCACCGTGCCCCCACTGCCCTTCAAGGAGGAG GTCTATACAAGCTGTCGGCCCCTGCGTGTGGGGTATTATGAGACAGACAACTATACCATGCCCACCCCGGCCATGAAGCGGGCTCTGCTGGAAACCAAGCAGAGACTTGAGGCTGCTGGCCACACG CTGATTCCCTTCCTGCCAAACAACATACCCTATGCTCTGGAGACCCTGTCAATAGGTGGGATGTTCAGCGATGGTGGCAGCAGCTTCCTACAGAACTT CAAAGGTGATTTCGTGGACCCCTGCTTGGGGAACCTGATATTGGCTCTGAAGCTGCCTAGGTGGCTTAAAGGACTGCTGGCTTTCCTGCTGAAGCCTCTG CTCCCAAGGTTGTCAGCCTTTCTCAGTGGCATGAAGTCTCG GTCCACTGGAAAGCTCTGGGAACTGCATCACGCGATAGAG GTGTACCGCAACTCTGTGATTGCCCAGTGGAGGGCACTGGACTTGGACGTGCTGCTCACCCCCATGCTGGGCCCTGCTATGGACTTGAATGCCTCAGGCAAGGCCTCAG GGGCCGTCAGCTACACTATACTCTACAACTGCCTGGACTTCCCAGCGGGGGTGGTGCCAGTCACCACAGTGACCATCGAGGATGAGGCCCAGATGGAGCATTACAGGGGCTACTTTGGAGATATCTGGGACAAGGTGCTGTGGAAG GCCATGAAGAAGAGTGTGGGGCTGCCTGTGGCTGTGCAGTGCGTGGCTCTACCCTGGCAAGAAGAGTTGTGTCTGAGGTTCATGCGGGAGGTGGAGCAACTGATGACCCCTGAAAAACGGCCATTCTGA